Proteins encoded together in one Solanum lycopersicum chromosome 7, SLM_r2.1 window:
- the LOC101267718 gene encoding uncharacterized protein translates to MVLEGMDKFGGLKHLFVTIFMSQLAIFVVTPAMPDVTMMLLCPAQDECSLAIYLSGFQQAIVGIGLVVMMPIIGNLSDVYGRKALLTVPLTLAIIPPVILAYRRTKKFYYVYYVLRTLTGMICDGGIQCVALAYVADHMSQAKRASAIGILAGVGSAAFVCGTLADHFLSTSQIFLVATIASTIAVVYMQIFLEDTARVEEYPIEEQPILRNNEMEDTELDCETAKNIKVFNRVPSLKDIIFFLRKSHTFSLAASVAFLNSFAEGGEQAPFQYFLKARFHFKKDNFADVMLIANICSATSQLLLMPMLAPLIGEEVLLCLGLITGFTNLLIDSIARKIWIPYTAALLPISTSLVKPSIQSIVSKQIGPSEQGIAQGCISSISSIANILSPFLYSPLTALFLSEKPPFRYPGFSILCVGLAWLIAVIPSAMIKVITLVSRQ, encoded by the exons atggtaTTAGAAGGAATGGATAAGTTTGGAGGGTTAAAGCACTTGTTTGTAACGATTTTTATGTCGCAGTTGGCCATATTTGTTGTAACTCCGGCGATGCCAGATGTCACGATGATGCTACTCTGTCCTGCTCAAGATGAGTGTTCTCTCGCCATTTACCTATCTGGTTTTCAGCAAGCG ATAGTTGGAATTGGTTTAGTGGTAATGATGCCAATTATTGGGAATTTGTCTGACGTCTATGGAAGAAAAGCTTTACTCACTGTCCCACTCACTCTCGCCATCATTCCCCCAG TCATATTGGCATATAGGAGGACCAAGAAATTTTACTATGTCTACTATGTGTTGAGGACACTCACTGGCATGATATGTGATGGTGGTATTCAGTGTGTCGCTCTTGCTTATgtg GCAGACCATATGTCACAGGCAAAGCGTGCCTCTGCAATCGGAATTTTGGCTGGTGTTGGATCTGCGGCATTTGTCTGTGGGACCTTAGCTGATCACTTCCTATCCACTTCTCAGATATTTCTG GTAGCAACAATTGCATCAACAATTGCTGTTGTATACATGCAAATTTTTTTAGAGGATACAGCTCGCGTTGAAGAGTATCCTATTGAGGAACAGCCAATTTTGAGAAACAATGAAATGGAAGATACTGAATTGGATTGCGAGACGGCAAAGAATATAAAGGTGTTCAACAGAGTTCCATCCCTCAAGGATATCATTTTCTTTCTTAGGAAGAG TCATACTTTTTCGCTTGCAGCATCTGTTGCTTTCTTGAATAGCTTTGCAGAAGGAGGAGAACAAGCTCCATTTCAG TACTTCTTAAAGGCTCGATTTCATTTCAAGAAAGATAACTTTGCTGACGTGATGCTCATAGCTAACATTTGCTCAGCAACTTCTCAG CTACTCCTCATGCCTATGTTGGCTCCTCTTATAGGAGAGGAGGTTCTCCTATGCTTAGGACTGATCACTGGATTTACAAAT CTTCTTATCGACAGTATAGCACGAAAAATTTGG ATTCCTTATACTGCCGCACTGTTGCCTATTTCCACCTCTCTCGTGAAACCTTCT ATTCAAAGCATTGTCTCAAAACAAATTGGGCCTAGTGAACAG GGAATTGCTCAAGGGTGCATTTCAAGCATAAGTTCCATAGCCAACATTCTCTCCCCCTTCCTATATAGTCCTCTTACTG cCTTATTTCTTTCAGAAAAACCTCCTTTTCGATATCCTGGCTTTAGCATCTTGTGCGTTGGCCTTGCTTGG TTGATAGCTGTTATTCCCAGTGCAATGATAAAGGTGATTACTCTCGTCTCAAGACAGTAA